One part of the Sorangiineae bacterium MSr11954 genome encodes these proteins:
- a CDS encoding M24 family metallopeptidase, which translates to MDQDLEQFRAVQRLAYDCAEAVGASLRPGVTERDAAAAMRTWLLGRGVDDWLHRPFVWFGDRTAFEGVRLPHHFFPTNRRLEANMPYILDVAPVVNGYAADIGYAGCLGTNPVHEQLLRDLEAYRALILEGVRARRSFRAIYREVDGLLAQQGHKNRHRRYPLGVLAHRIEHLPMNGPRWTVAGFGLRSLRSLLGDAMIGTRAGWSPFWGPSRLSDHPPAEGLWAVEPHLGHRGVGVKFEELLVITKDDAFWLDDDLPHVRRWRWKAAA; encoded by the coding sequence ATGGACCAAGATCTCGAGCAGTTTCGGGCCGTGCAGCGGCTTGCGTACGATTGCGCCGAGGCGGTGGGCGCCAGCCTTCGGCCCGGGGTGACGGAGCGGGATGCGGCGGCGGCCATGCGCACATGGCTCTTGGGACGGGGGGTCGATGATTGGCTGCATCGACCCTTCGTGTGGTTCGGGGATCGCACGGCGTTCGAGGGGGTGCGGCTGCCGCACCACTTCTTTCCGACGAATCGGCGGCTGGAGGCGAACATGCCGTACATCCTCGATGTCGCGCCGGTGGTGAATGGATATGCGGCCGACATCGGCTATGCGGGGTGTCTGGGAACGAACCCCGTGCACGAGCAGCTGCTCCGGGATCTGGAAGCGTACCGCGCGCTCATCCTGGAGGGCGTGCGGGCGCGCAGGTCGTTCCGCGCGATCTACCGCGAGGTGGACGGGCTCCTCGCGCAGCAAGGCCACAAGAACCGGCACCGGCGCTACCCGCTGGGCGTGCTCGCCCACCGCATCGAGCACCTTCCGATGAATGGGCCGCGGTGGACGGTGGCCGGCTTTGGGCTGCGCAGCTTGCGGTCGCTCTTGGGCGACGCCATGATCGGTACGCGCGCGGGCTGGTCGCCGTTTTGGGGGCCCAGCCGGTTGTCGGATCATCCTCCGGCGGAGGGGTTGTGGGCGGTGGAGCCGCACCTGGGGCATCGGGGCGTGGGGGTCAAGTTCGAGGAGCTCTTGGTGATCACCAAAGACGACGCATTCTGGCTCGATGACGATCTGCCGCACGTGCGACGTTG
- a CDS encoding aminotransferase class III-fold pyridoxal phosphate-dependent enzyme yields the protein MSDQALTADEIVALSKKHTLFEWSAQSAVDPIPVSHAKGSYFYTPDGKRYLDFNSQLMSVNVGHGDPRVIRAIQKQAETLAYANPFMAHEPRARLGKKLAAICPGDIDAFFFTNGGAEANENAIKIARLYTGRSKILARYRSYHGGTAGAMTLTGDPRRWAAEPGIPGVVRFPDFHKWGRKDPEPVAESLRDIEEVVMFEGAKNIAAILVETVVGTNGILIPPDGYMQGLRAICDRHGILLICDEVMAGFGRTGKWFAVDHYGVVPDIITMAKGLTSSYLPLGAVGMRRPIADHFQGNVLFAGLTYNSHPMGCAAALATIGVYEEDGLIERAAKMGEVLRKHHQALYEKHPSVGATRSIGLFGMVELVRDRKSFEPLAPYNGTSDAMKQVHGHLKEKGLYTFVRWNGIMTNPPLTVTEDELAEGFGIIDSALSLADKFVNG from the coding sequence ATGAGCGACCAAGCACTCACGGCCGACGAAATCGTCGCCCTGTCGAAAAAGCACACCCTGTTCGAGTGGTCCGCGCAATCGGCGGTCGACCCCATCCCCGTTTCGCACGCCAAGGGCTCCTATTTCTACACGCCGGATGGGAAACGCTACCTCGACTTCAATAGCCAGTTAATGAGCGTGAACGTCGGCCACGGCGATCCGCGCGTGATTCGGGCCATCCAGAAGCAAGCCGAGACGCTCGCCTACGCCAACCCCTTCATGGCCCACGAGCCCCGTGCACGCCTTGGAAAGAAGCTCGCCGCCATCTGCCCGGGCGACATCGACGCGTTCTTCTTCACCAACGGCGGGGCCGAGGCGAACGAAAATGCGATCAAGATCGCGCGCTTGTACACCGGTCGCTCGAAGATCCTGGCGCGCTACCGCTCCTACCACGGCGGCACCGCCGGGGCGATGACCCTCACGGGCGATCCGCGGCGCTGGGCTGCGGAGCCGGGGATCCCGGGGGTGGTTCGCTTCCCCGACTTCCACAAGTGGGGCCGCAAGGATCCGGAGCCGGTCGCCGAGTCGCTGCGCGACATCGAAGAGGTGGTCATGTTCGAGGGCGCCAAGAACATCGCCGCCATTTTGGTGGAGACGGTGGTCGGCACCAACGGCATCCTCATCCCGCCCGACGGCTACATGCAGGGCCTGCGCGCCATCTGCGATCGCCATGGCATTTTGCTGATTTGCGACGAGGTGATGGCCGGCTTCGGACGCACCGGAAAGTGGTTCGCCGTCGATCACTATGGCGTGGTTCCGGACATCATCACCATGGCCAAGGGGCTCACCAGCAGCTACCTGCCCCTGGGCGCGGTGGGCATGCGCCGGCCCATCGCCGATCACTTCCAGGGCAATGTGCTCTTCGCGGGCCTCACGTACAACAGCCACCCGATGGGCTGTGCCGCGGCCTTGGCCACCATCGGCGTCTACGAGGAAGACGGCTTGATCGAGCGCGCGGCCAAGATGGGCGAGGTGCTCCGAAAGCATCACCAAGCGCTCTACGAAAAGCACCCCAGCGTGGGCGCCACCCGATCCATCGGCCTCTTTGGCATGGTGGAGCTGGTGCGCGATCGAAAGTCCTTCGAGCCGCTGGCCCCCTACAACGGCACCAGCGACGCCATGAAGCAGGTGCACGGGCACTTGAAGGAGAAGGGCCTCTACACCTTCGTGCGCTGGAACGGGATCATGACCAACCCGCCGCTCACGGTGACCGAGGACGAGCTCGCCGAGGGCTTTGGCATCATCGACTCGGCGCTGTCGTTGGCCGATAAATTCGTCAACGGCTGA
- the maiA gene encoding maleylacetoacetate isomerase, whose translation MSQLVLYTYWRSSSSYRVRFALAVKKLPFQSIPVNLREGEQHRDEHRARSPTGYVPCLFVDGRPLVESVAIIELLDELYPDPPLYPRDPWARARVRSLVEVINAGTQPMQNLAVTDRLASDPALRKEWSRHFNARGLASFERLMALHEQEGVEGRYAYGDTLTAADLFLVPQMYSAQRFGVDLSPYPRAVAAAEAALATDAAQAAIPERQPDASP comes from the coding sequence ATGTCGCAGCTCGTCCTTTATACGTATTGGCGGTCGTCTTCCTCGTACCGTGTGCGCTTCGCGCTCGCGGTCAAAAAGCTCCCATTTCAGTCGATCCCGGTCAACTTGCGCGAAGGGGAACAGCACCGCGACGAGCACCGGGCCCGAAGTCCTACGGGCTATGTCCCCTGTCTGTTCGTGGACGGGCGCCCGTTGGTCGAGTCGGTGGCCATCATCGAGCTCCTTGATGAGCTGTACCCCGATCCGCCGCTCTACCCGCGCGATCCCTGGGCCCGGGCGCGGGTGCGCTCCTTGGTCGAGGTGATCAACGCAGGGACGCAGCCGATGCAAAATCTGGCGGTGACCGATCGGCTCGCGTCCGATCCGGCGCTGCGCAAAGAGTGGTCCAGGCACTTCAACGCGCGCGGGCTCGCGAGCTTCGAGCGGCTCATGGCGCTTCATGAGCAAGAAGGCGTCGAAGGACGCTATGCGTACGGCGACACCTTGACCGCCGCCGATCTCTTCCTGGTGCCCCAGATGTACAGCGCCCAACGCTTTGGCGTGGACCTGTCCCCGTACCCACGCGCGGTGGCCGCGGCGGAGGCCGCCCTCGCCACCGACGCAGCCCAAGCCGCCATACCCGAGCGCCAACCCGACGCCAGTCCGTGA
- a CDS encoding BamA/TamA family outer membrane protein — protein MINDLWLGLSADAEPNGRARPLTAYGGIDVSERNLAGTGITLGGAVALADRQLALRTRFADPHFYGTPWIANVELLYNNAKDFFGNRDVLVDGNRDVLGDDPSRMGEQDFAVAAYQRFGGSLGVGHDLGLGTQLFVDYRFEKIDANLPRAASHRRGLDIEPIDFHLHGGSSLLSTLRATLVHDTRDEPFLPSRGSHITVRSEVSLTPLGTAYPYTKLQFRGSRWFPLPWGHVLRLEGFLGSIFGDAPLFERFYVGDFSELLPDRVLDLNFDRRAAPNFFDTSILEMRYGTYAAKLNFEYRIPIYRGTRSIYGIDLFGSAGIYGLTDDLNLQKPPRGYNGLSKVPIDLTFNAGLRIETSAGGFTFGISNLLGFVPVRSEGK, from the coding sequence ATGATCAACGATTTATGGCTCGGTCTCTCGGCCGACGCCGAGCCCAATGGCCGCGCGCGCCCGCTCACGGCCTACGGCGGCATCGATGTCTCGGAGCGCAACCTCGCGGGCACCGGCATCACCTTGGGCGGCGCCGTGGCCCTCGCCGATCGCCAGCTGGCGCTGCGCACGCGCTTCGCCGACCCGCATTTTTACGGCACGCCGTGGATCGCGAATGTCGAGCTGCTCTACAACAACGCCAAAGACTTCTTCGGCAACCGCGACGTCTTGGTCGACGGCAACCGCGATGTGCTCGGCGACGATCCCTCCCGCATGGGGGAGCAGGACTTTGCCGTCGCCGCCTACCAGCGCTTCGGCGGCTCCTTGGGCGTGGGGCACGATCTCGGCCTCGGCACGCAGCTCTTCGTCGACTACCGCTTCGAAAAAATCGACGCCAACCTCCCGCGCGCGGCCAGCCACCGTCGCGGCCTCGACATCGAGCCCATCGACTTTCACCTGCACGGCGGCAGCTCGCTGCTCTCCACCTTGCGCGCCACCCTGGTGCACGACACGCGCGACGAGCCCTTTCTGCCGAGCCGCGGCAGCCATATCACGGTTCGCTCCGAGGTCTCGCTCACCCCGCTCGGCACCGCCTACCCGTATACCAAGTTGCAATTCCGCGGCTCGCGTTGGTTTCCGCTGCCCTGGGGCCACGTGCTGCGGCTGGAGGGCTTTCTCGGCAGCATCTTCGGCGACGCGCCCCTCTTCGAGCGCTTCTATGTGGGCGACTTCTCGGAGCTGCTCCCCGACCGGGTCCTCGACCTCAACTTCGACCGGCGCGCGGCGCCCAATTTCTTCGACACGAGCATCCTCGAGATGCGCTATGGCACCTACGCTGCCAAGCTGAACTTCGAGTACCGCATCCCCATCTACCGCGGAACGCGCTCCATCTACGGCATCGATCTTTTCGGCTCGGCCGGCATCTACGGTCTGACCGACGACTTGAACCTTCAGAAGCCCCCGCGCGGCTACAACGGCCTCTCCAAGGTCCCCATCGATCTGACCTTCAACGCGGGCCTGCGCATCGAGACCAGCGCCGGCGGCTTCACCTTTGGCATTTCGAACCTCCTGGGCTTCGTCCCCGTGCGCTCGGAGGGCAAATGA
- the uvrC gene encoding excinuclease ABC subunit UvrC, whose amino-acid sequence MLPDVVQEKLRALPAESGVYLFKDKKGEAVYVGKAKSLRSRVRSYFQSGSSDTRLFIPHLLETIGDLETIVTANEKEATILENTLIKELRPRYNVKLRDDKEYLSLRLNVTHAWPRLDVVRKPAADGARYFGPYHSATAARRALHLINKHFQLRTCSDLELTSRRRPCLQYQIKRCPAPCVYEVDPAWYKDQVRAVAMFIEGRHDELSHELADRMRNAARETRFELAAVYRDQLRAIEQVRQSQRVVSADDDVEKDVIGLYREGEGDLVELVILHVRAGRLGEVGTFAVKHAEIPDEEIVAAFIAQHYGDVEPDLEDEGEAGARDAVAGDPAPRDVTAVRDMTVARVPIPREIVVPCLPEGHAGIGEWLSDKAGHKVSIVHPKRGARADLLAMANDNARHAFLEKRRVSDSVEERLAQLQERLRLPTLPRRIECCDISHLGGGDTVGAIVAMTDGVPDKKRYRTFHVRGTSTPNRSSGGELVGDDYAAMYEVLARRFRRGLAAGAGQGPGVLEDVSKAGAASLEDVSEAGAVSLEDVSKTDPTPLDDVSDADPTPLDDVSDADPTPLDDVSEATIVEDPGVAESADGEATSQLGGTEADPWELPDLFVVDGGRGQLGVALAAARDLGLHHLPIVGLAKEKENVLGETMVDRVYLPGQKNPIPLKTHSASLFFLARLRDEAHRFSNRGREKRGKARRLHSVLDDVPGIGPNTKKALLKALGSASAVQRADDATLLAVPGVNKRHVAALRKVFPGPATTPDEATT is encoded by the coding sequence GTGCTCCCCGACGTGGTTCAGGAAAAGCTTCGCGCGCTCCCCGCCGAGTCCGGCGTGTATCTGTTCAAGGACAAAAAAGGCGAGGCCGTCTATGTCGGCAAGGCCAAGAGCCTGCGCAGCCGCGTCCGCAGCTACTTCCAGAGCGGCAGCAGCGACACGCGGCTCTTCATTCCCCATTTGCTGGAGACCATCGGCGATCTCGAGACCATCGTCACCGCCAACGAAAAAGAGGCGACGATCCTCGAGAACACACTCATCAAGGAGCTGCGCCCCCGCTACAACGTCAAGCTCCGCGACGACAAGGAGTACCTGTCCCTCCGCTTGAACGTCACCCACGCGTGGCCGCGCCTGGACGTGGTGCGCAAGCCCGCCGCCGACGGCGCCCGCTACTTCGGCCCCTACCATTCGGCCACCGCGGCCCGGCGGGCGCTTCATCTCATCAACAAACATTTCCAACTTCGGACTTGCAGCGATCTGGAGCTGACGAGCCGTCGGCGCCCATGTTTGCAATATCAAATCAAGCGCTGTCCGGCCCCATGCGTCTACGAGGTCGACCCCGCTTGGTACAAAGACCAAGTGCGCGCCGTGGCCATGTTCATCGAGGGACGCCATGACGAGCTGTCGCACGAGCTCGCCGATCGCATGCGCAACGCCGCGCGCGAAACGCGCTTCGAGCTGGCCGCCGTCTACCGCGATCAGCTCCGCGCCATCGAGCAGGTGCGCCAATCGCAACGGGTCGTCTCGGCGGACGACGACGTCGAAAAAGACGTCATTGGGCTATACCGCGAGGGGGAAGGGGACCTGGTCGAGCTGGTGATCCTCCATGTGCGGGCGGGGCGGCTGGGGGAGGTGGGTACATTCGCCGTCAAGCACGCCGAGATCCCCGACGAGGAGATCGTCGCGGCGTTCATCGCGCAGCACTATGGCGATGTGGAGCCCGACCTCGAGGACGAAGGCGAGGCGGGCGCGCGCGACGCGGTGGCAGGTGATCCGGCGCCGCGCGACGTGACGGCGGTGCGCGATATGACGGTGGCGCGGGTGCCGATCCCGCGGGAGATCGTGGTGCCGTGTTTGCCGGAGGGTCACGCCGGTATTGGCGAGTGGCTATCGGACAAGGCCGGTCACAAGGTATCCATCGTTCATCCAAAGCGCGGTGCACGCGCCGATTTGCTGGCGATGGCGAACGACAACGCGCGGCACGCCTTCCTGGAGAAGCGGCGGGTGTCCGACAGCGTGGAGGAGCGCCTTGCGCAGCTGCAGGAGCGATTGCGCTTGCCCACCTTGCCCCGCCGGATTGAGTGCTGCGACATTTCGCACCTTGGCGGTGGCGATACGGTGGGGGCCATCGTCGCCATGACCGATGGCGTACCCGACAAAAAGCGTTATCGCACGTTTCATGTCCGTGGCACCTCCACTCCAAATCGCAGCTCCGGCGGAGAATTGGTCGGCGACGACTATGCCGCCATGTACGAAGTACTGGCACGGCGATTCCGTCGCGGCTTGGCGGCAGGTGCAGGGCAGGGCCCTGGGGTTCTCGAAGACGTTTCCAAGGCGGGCGCTGCGTCTCTCGAAGACGTTTCCGAGGCGGGCGCCGTGTCTCTCGAAGACGTTTCCAAGACGGATCCCACCCCCCTCGATGACGTTTCCGATGCGGACCCCACCCCTCTCGATGACGTTTCCGATGCGGACCCCACCCCCCTCGACGACGTTTCCGAGGCGACGATCGTGGAAGATCCCGGGGTCGCCGAGAGCGCAGACGGAGAGGCCACGTCGCAGCTCGGTGGGACGGAGGCGGATCCGTGGGAGCTTCCGGATCTCTTCGTGGTGGACGGCGGCCGCGGCCAACTCGGCGTCGCGCTCGCGGCCGCACGCGATTTGGGGCTACACCATTTGCCGATCGTCGGCCTTGCAAAGGAAAAAGAGAACGTCCTTGGCGAGACGATGGTCGACCGCGTCTATCTCCCCGGACAGAAAAATCCGATACCACTCAAGACACATTCGGCATCGCTCTTCTTTCTCGCCCGCCTGCGCGATGAAGCGCACCGCTTCTCCAACCGAGGACGCGAGAAGCGCGGCAAGGCGCGGCGACTTCACTCGGTGCTCGACGACGTTCCCGGTATTGGTCCGAACACGAAGAAGGCATTGCTCAAGGCGCTTGGCTCGGCGTCCGCCGTTCAGCGCGCCGACGACGCAACCTTGCTCGCCGTACCTGGGGTCAACAAGCGACATGTGGCTGCGCTTCGCAAGGTTTTTCCTGGGCCGGCGACCACGCCCGACGAGGCAACGACGTGA
- a CDS encoding response regulator transcription factor: protein MVAQLKKTILIIEDEPHIVLGLRDSLEFEGFRVLSADKGKEGVSLARNETPDAIILDLMLPDMNGYAVCEELRRWSPFVPIIMLTARSQETDKIRGLDAGADDYVTKPFSVGELIARIRAIFRRAARTGSAPETFEIGEAQVNFAAHTLTRHGEVLQLSFYEVELLRLLSDRSGQPVSRDEILHKIWGLDASPSNRTVDNFIVKLRKKIEISPEKPKHILTVYGYGYKLAL, encoded by the coding sequence ATGGTCGCGCAACTCAAGAAGACGATTCTGATCATCGAGGACGAGCCTCACATCGTCCTTGGGTTGCGCGATTCGCTGGAGTTCGAAGGCTTCCGCGTCCTCTCTGCAGATAAGGGAAAAGAGGGGGTCTCGCTCGCCCGGAACGAGACCCCCGACGCCATCATCCTCGACCTGATGCTCCCGGACATGAACGGGTACGCCGTCTGCGAGGAGCTCCGGCGCTGGAGCCCGTTCGTGCCGATCATCATGCTCACGGCGCGCTCCCAAGAGACCGACAAGATCCGCGGCCTGGACGCGGGCGCCGACGACTACGTCACCAAGCCCTTCAGCGTCGGCGAGCTCATTGCGCGCATCCGCGCCATCTTCCGCCGCGCCGCCCGCACCGGCTCGGCGCCGGAGACCTTCGAAATCGGCGAAGCGCAGGTCAACTTCGCGGCGCACACCCTCACGCGCCACGGCGAAGTGTTGCAGCTCTCGTTCTACGAAGTGGAGCTTTTGCGCCTGCTCTCCGATCGCTCCGGTCAGCCCGTGAGCCGCGATGAGATTCTGCACAAAATTTGGGGTCTCGATGCGTCCCCGTCGAATCGCACGGTGGACAATTTCATCGTGAAGTTGCGTAAAAAGATCGAGATATCGCCCGAGAAGCCGAAGCACATTTTGACGGTGTACGGCTACGGGTACAAGTTGGCGCTTTAG
- a CDS encoding immunity 26/phosphotriesterase HocA family protein: MARRKIIPRLGDVFEIPLADGKLAFGHILRGNLVGFYGFESDRRVSLDTVVASVVAFRIVCMIDSIEEGQWPILGNVPPPAPMNEPMRFWRSTAAGFLFIQEWRSDTGKEERRATEAEIAGLEESVIWNPSAVIARLKCFFRGEACPQVRLG, translated from the coding sequence ATGGCACGGCGAAAAATCATACCCCGACTTGGAGATGTTTTCGAGATCCCGTTGGCAGACGGCAAGCTCGCGTTTGGTCACATTCTTCGAGGAAATCTCGTAGGCTTCTACGGCTTCGAGAGCGATCGTAGGGTTTCCCTCGATACCGTCGTTGCTAGTGTCGTTGCTTTTCGTATTGTCTGCATGATCGATTCCATTGAAGAGGGTCAGTGGCCGATTTTAGGCAATGTACCTCCGCCTGCTCCTATGAATGAACCCATGAGGTTCTGGAGATCGACCGCCGCCGGATTCTTGTTCATACAGGAATGGCGGTCTGACACAGGCAAAGAGGAAAGGCGCGCAACGGAGGCCGAGATCGCCGGGCTCGAAGAGTCGGTCATCTGGAATCCGAGCGCCGTGATCGCTCGCTTGAAGTGTTTCTTTCGCGGTGAGGCTTGCCCGCAGGTCAGGCTCGGGTAA
- a CDS encoding DUF4259 domain-containing protein gives MGAWGHQPFQNDTALDWADWVLETGVATAIQQTLQHVASANYLDADDGSTVVAAAAIVAAACDGDVAGLPDDIVPIVPHWNPGADIVQLARDGLSAVSGAQSELASLWGESSEDALWRATLEGLQGRLRHDRVSPTARHRP, from the coding sequence ATGGGAGCGTGGGGACATCAACCGTTTCAAAACGATACCGCGCTCGATTGGGCCGACTGGGTCCTTGAGACGGGCGTCGCGACCGCGATTCAGCAAACACTTCAACACGTGGCGAGTGCCAACTATCTGGATGCGGACGATGGATCCACGGTGGTGGCCGCGGCCGCGATTGTCGCCGCAGCATGCGACGGTGACGTCGCGGGCTTGCCCGATGACATCGTCCCAATCGTTCCGCATTGGAATCCCGGCGCCGACATCGTGCAGCTTGCTCGCGATGGGCTGAGCGCCGTCTCTGGCGCACAGTCGGAGCTCGCATCCCTCTGGGGAGAGAGCTCCGAGGACGCACTCTGGCGAGCCACGCTCGAAGGACTTCAAGGGAGACTTCGCCACGATCGCGTGTCCCCCACGGCTCGTCATCGACCGTAG
- a CDS encoding carboxypeptidase regulatory-like domain-containing protein — protein sequence MHRASALLTGSFAILAGVIFGLPSCGSSDDVGFNPLDDGGRVDDGSFTPRPDGGGPRPCTTGLCLKRVSCPGGGDTTITGTVYDPAGKVPLYNAFVFVPNAPLQKIPTGASCDRCDSGSNVYSGDPVSSALTDASGKFTLKNVPVDNNIPLVVQIGKWRRENVKINVTKSCGENPVAAEVTRLPKNSGEGSIPHIALATGGWDSMECLLRRMGLDSSEFSTKGAAGDGRVHLFQGQGSGTQKPTIKFDNDVAGGASFANAGTDMWSNVDQLKAYDMVILSCEGARFPDSKPESARNALYEYEKIGGRVFASHWHDIWFSQGPSPVPAIGRWTNSSQENDRDTQVAEVNEKFPKGKAFSDWLQNVQATSAKGKLPIEQARRNLSLPLGSRAQDWATIPNYMWRKNNVDDPPTLASPPEAVQFVSYNAPLDKPEAEACGRAVYSGLHVSSGARKDNIGQTFPGAECISGDLSPQEKALEFMLFDLSSCISKDTEPPPPPIH from the coding sequence ATGCACCGTGCTTCTGCGTTACTTACGGGATCCTTTGCGATCCTCGCTGGCGTCATCTTTGGCCTCCCGAGCTGCGGGAGCAGCGATGACGTGGGCTTCAACCCCCTGGACGATGGGGGGCGCGTCGACGACGGTAGCTTCACCCCACGACCCGATGGCGGCGGTCCTCGACCGTGCACCACGGGTCTATGCCTCAAACGCGTGTCGTGCCCGGGGGGCGGCGACACGACGATCACGGGGACCGTCTACGATCCGGCTGGGAAAGTGCCGCTCTACAATGCATTCGTCTTCGTACCGAACGCGCCGCTTCAAAAGATTCCAACCGGCGCGTCGTGCGACCGATGTGACTCGGGATCGAACGTGTACTCCGGCGATCCGGTGAGCTCCGCGCTCACCGATGCGTCGGGGAAGTTCACGTTGAAGAACGTGCCCGTCGACAACAACATCCCCTTGGTCGTCCAAATCGGGAAATGGCGCCGCGAAAACGTCAAAATAAACGTGACCAAGTCGTGCGGTGAAAATCCGGTCGCGGCCGAGGTCACGCGTCTGCCGAAGAACAGCGGTGAAGGAAGCATTCCGCATATTGCCCTTGCCACCGGCGGCTGGGACTCCATGGAGTGCTTGCTGCGCCGCATGGGGCTCGACTCCAGCGAGTTCTCGACCAAGGGCGCTGCGGGCGACGGTCGCGTTCATCTTTTCCAGGGGCAGGGCTCGGGAACCCAAAAGCCCACCATCAAGTTCGATAACGACGTGGCAGGCGGCGCGTCCTTCGCCAATGCCGGCACGGATATGTGGAGCAACGTCGACCAGCTCAAAGCTTACGACATGGTCATTCTCTCGTGCGAAGGTGCCCGATTCCCGGATAGCAAACCGGAATCGGCGCGCAATGCGCTTTACGAATACGAGAAGATCGGCGGTCGCGTGTTTGCGTCGCACTGGCACGATATCTGGTTCAGTCAAGGTCCCAGCCCAGTGCCGGCGATCGGGCGATGGACCAATTCGAGTCAGGAGAACGACAGGGACACCCAGGTCGCGGAGGTGAACGAGAAGTTCCCGAAGGGGAAGGCGTTCTCGGATTGGCTGCAGAACGTCCAAGCCACGTCGGCGAAGGGCAAGCTGCCGATCGAGCAGGCTCGCCGCAATTTGAGCTTGCCCCTCGGTTCGAGGGCGCAAGACTGGGCCACCATCCCGAACTACATGTGGCGAAAAAATAACGTCGACGATCCGCCGACCCTGGCCAGTCCTCCGGAGGCCGTGCAGTTCGTCTCCTACAACGCGCCGCTCGACAAACCGGAGGCCGAGGCCTGCGGGCGCGCCGTCTACAGCGGTCTGCACGTCTCGTCGGGCGCTCGAAAAGACAATATCGGGCAGACGTTCCCCGGCGCCGAGTGCATCTCCGGCGATCTGTCGCCGCAGGAAAAGGCCCTCGAGTTCATGCTCTTCGATCTCTCGTCGTGCATCTCGAAGGACACCGAGCCGCCGCCGCCGCCCATCCACTGA